The following proteins are co-located in the Rhodococcus opacus B4 genome:
- the thpD gene encoding ectoine hydroxylase, with amino-acid sequence MRTAVADNYPTRDRDECTMTVRQDPVTWFDPKRGDARPGPLSATQIADYDRRGYHSADAIIPPRDVFNLVDEMTRLSETDTLRGDDRIVRENGDGAVRSVFDVHRLSDVVDEIVRRPEVVGIARQILGSDVYVHQSRLNFKPGFTGGPFYWHSDFETWHAEDGMPAPRAASISIALTENYGHNGGLMIMPGSHRAFVSCAGETPEDYFKESLVSYVPPTGSPDQPTLTRMANEYGIDMMTGPAGSATVFDSNCMHGSNGNITPFARSNLFIVFNSVENTLTDPFSAPAPRPGYLGSRDFTPLR; translated from the coding sequence ATGCGTACGGCCGTAGCCGACAACTACCCCACGAGGGACCGCGACGAGTGCACGATGACCGTCCGTCAGGACCCGGTCACCTGGTTCGATCCGAAACGGGGTGATGCCCGGCCCGGTCCACTCAGCGCCACTCAGATTGCCGACTACGACAGGCGCGGATATCACTCCGCCGACGCCATCATCCCGCCACGCGACGTGTTCAACCTGGTCGACGAGATGACGCGCCTCTCCGAGACCGACACGTTGCGCGGCGACGACCGCATCGTGCGGGAGAACGGTGACGGCGCCGTCCGCTCCGTGTTCGACGTCCACCGTCTCAGCGACGTCGTCGACGAGATCGTCCGCCGCCCAGAAGTGGTGGGTATCGCCCGGCAGATACTCGGTTCGGACGTCTACGTCCACCAGTCGCGGCTCAACTTCAAACCGGGTTTCACCGGTGGCCCGTTCTACTGGCACTCCGATTTCGAGACCTGGCACGCGGAGGACGGGATGCCCGCTCCCCGCGCCGCGAGCATCTCGATCGCGCTGACCGAGAACTACGGGCACAACGGCGGGCTGATGATCATGCCCGGATCGCACCGCGCGTTCGTGTCCTGCGCCGGCGAGACACCCGAGGACTACTTCAAGGAATCGCTGGTCAGCTACGTTCCGCCCACCGGGTCGCCGGATCAGCCGACACTCACCCGGATGGCCAACGAGTACGGCATCGACATGATGACCGGGCCTGCGGGTTCCGCCACCGTCTTCGATTCGAACTGCATGCACGGTTCGAACGGCAACATCACGCCGTTCGCGCGTTCCAACCTCTTCATCGTCTTCAACAGTGTCGAAAACACTCTGACGGATCCGTTCTCGGCGCCTGCACCGCGCCCCGGCTACCTCGGTAGCCGGGATTTCACGCCCCTGCGGTAA